One genomic window of Niveibacterium sp. SC-1 includes the following:
- a CDS encoding NnrS family protein produces MALIQLQEARAPKAATGAARGFALFALGFRPLYLLGAAWAAAAVPLWLLQLWGVLPAGGLPALYWHAHEMIFGFAAAIIVGFLFTAGRNWTGLDTPKGLHLAAIAALWLVGRIALAFSGAPLAAAADLLFLPWAAFALGRVLIRAGSRRNYFTVVLLLTLTLCNLAFHLALRGTLGIDPMLPLHLALGLVVVLATVIAGRIVPSFTRNALGPVRQQLRPRLDRVAIALTLCSLLAWATALPALLCAALLFAAAGTQFVRALGWTPWPTRGTPLLWSLHLGHGWIPVGLALAGLAQLGLFPLSLAWHALALGSVGGLILAMITRTALGHSGRPLKVGRLETTAYVLLNLAVILRVFGPALHPSAIHTWLALSMSCWSTAFLLYLLKYTPYLVRPRADGKPG; encoded by the coding sequence GTGGCCTTGATCCAATTGCAGGAAGCGCGCGCCCCCAAGGCCGCGACGGGAGCGGCCAGGGGATTCGCACTCTTCGCGCTGGGCTTTCGCCCCTTATATCTCCTCGGGGCGGCCTGGGCGGCGGCAGCCGTGCCGCTCTGGTTGCTGCAGCTGTGGGGCGTGCTCCCCGCGGGCGGCCTGCCCGCCCTCTACTGGCACGCCCACGAAATGATCTTCGGCTTCGCCGCCGCGATCATCGTCGGCTTCCTGTTCACGGCGGGTCGCAACTGGACCGGGCTCGACACCCCCAAGGGCCTGCATCTGGCCGCGATCGCCGCCCTGTGGCTAGTTGGGCGAATCGCGCTGGCATTCTCTGGCGCCCCACTCGCGGCGGCCGCTGACCTGCTCTTCCTGCCCTGGGCGGCCTTCGCGCTGGGTCGGGTGCTGATACGCGCGGGCAGCCGGCGCAACTACTTCACCGTGGTCCTCCTGCTGACGCTCACGCTCTGCAATCTGGCCTTTCATCTGGCATTGCGGGGCACCTTGGGCATCGACCCGATGCTGCCGCTGCATCTCGCTCTCGGCTTGGTCGTCGTCCTCGCCACCGTGATCGCCGGCCGCATCGTGCCGAGCTTCACGCGCAATGCTCTGGGGCCTGTCCGTCAGCAACTGCGGCCGCGGCTCGATCGCGTCGCCATCGCGCTGACCCTGTGCAGCCTGCTCGCCTGGGCCACCGCGCTTCCCGCTCTCCTCTGCGCCGCGCTGTTGTTCGCGGCAGCCGGGACACAGTTCGTGCGTGCCCTGGGCTGGACGCCGTGGCCGACACGCGGCACGCCTCTACTGTGGAGCCTGCACCTCGGGCATGGCTGGATTCCGGTAGGCCTCGCGCTCGCCGGGCTCGCGCAGCTTGGCCTCTTTCCACTCTCACTCGCCTGGCATGCGTTGGCGCTTGGCAGCGTGGGCGGCCTCATCCTCGCCATGATCACCCGCACTGCGCTCGGGCACTCCGGCCGCCCCCTCAAGGTGGGCCGGCTGGAGACCACGGCCTACGTGCTCCTGAACCTTGCGGTCATCCTGCGGGTATTCGGGCCGGCGCTGCATCCCAGCGCAATCCACACCTGGCTCGCGCTCTCGATGAGTTGCTGGAGCACCGCGTTCCTGCTCTACCTGCTCAAGTACACGCCGTATCTGGTGCGCCCGCGCGCAGACGGAAAACCCGGCTGA
- a CDS encoding caspase family protein translates to MAGPKRALCVGINQFKNYPGAQLNGCVNDANNMKELLTKYLDFAADDVQLLTDAQATKAKIMSALTKLVDAAVAGKLTHLFFSLSTHGTQVPDLDDDEGDNADEAFCPHDLAEKNEDWDPDRIITDDELHALFLRVPKTVRVECFFDTCHSGTGLKAIDFMPSRKVRWLPPPTPIAIDNLAGRAAKGLAKRLDEKGVEHAILWAACRSSQTSADAKIGKAWYGAFTYYLHARMKAANGKIKRSELLKLVREDLKLNRYTQIPQIDSSRSQKTGTIGG, encoded by the coding sequence ATGGCAGGCCCCAAGCGCGCCCTGTGCGTCGGCATCAACCAGTTCAAGAACTACCCCGGCGCCCAGCTCAACGGCTGCGTCAATGACGCCAACAACATGAAGGAGTTGTTGACCAAGTATCTTGATTTCGCTGCCGACGACGTGCAGCTGCTGACCGATGCGCAGGCCACCAAGGCCAAGATCATGAGCGCGCTGACCAAACTCGTGGACGCGGCCGTCGCCGGCAAGCTCACGCATCTGTTCTTCAGCCTGTCCACCCACGGCACCCAGGTGCCCGATCTGGACGACGACGAAGGCGACAACGCCGACGAAGCCTTCTGCCCGCACGACCTCGCGGAGAAGAACGAGGACTGGGACCCGGATCGCATCATCACCGACGACGAACTGCATGCGCTCTTCCTGCGCGTGCCCAAGACCGTGCGCGTCGAGTGTTTCTTCGATACCTGCCACTCCGGCACGGGACTCAAGGCGATCGACTTCATGCCCAGCCGCAAGGTGCGCTGGTTGCCCCCGCCTACGCCAATCGCGATCGACAACCTCGCCGGCCGCGCCGCCAAGGGGCTGGCGAAGCGCCTGGACGAGAAGGGCGTGGAGCACGCCATCCTGTGGGCCGCCTGCAGGTCCTCGCAGACCAGCGCGGACGCCAAGATCGGCAAGGCCTGGTACGGCGCCTTTACGTACTACCTGCACGCCCGCATGAAAGCGGCCAACGGCAAGATCAAGCGCAGCGAGCTGCTCAAGCTCGTGCGCGAAGACCTCAAGCTCAACCGCTACACGCAGATACCGCAGATCGACTCCAGTCGAAGCCAGAAAACCGGCACGATCGGAGGCTGA
- a CDS encoding IS1595 family transposase, producing the protein MRERELKDWLGGLNRLTAAQREQLRQRLESVASLDEVSAALQRRRSSHPGCPHCRSLGVVRNGHADGLQRYRCRTCRRSFNALTGTPLARLRQRDKWWVQAQVLELGLSVRKAARHLGVHRTTAFRWRHRFLALPRALKAQALQGVAEADETYELRSFKGQPQRLGQQSRAARKRGGHAARRGLSDEHVPVLVLRDRSGATTDYVLPHNSKAAVVQVLPQALACDTLLCTDGSSMLAAAARALNIEHHAVNTLKGERRRGAWHIQNVNAYHSRLKTWMRRFNGVATSYLENYLGWFRALDRSTQSGTHPTPFLCLALGV; encoded by the coding sequence ATGCGCGAACGCGAACTCAAAGACTGGTTGGGCGGGTTGAATCGGCTCACGGCCGCGCAGCGGGAGCAATTGCGCCAGCGGTTGGAGTCGGTGGCTTCATTGGACGAAGTGAGCGCCGCGCTACAGCGACGGCGTAGTAGCCACCCAGGGTGCCCGCACTGCCGCAGCCTTGGCGTGGTGCGTAACGGGCACGCCGATGGTCTGCAGCGCTATAGATGTCGCACCTGTCGGCGCAGTTTCAACGCCCTGACAGGCACGCCGTTGGCGCGGCTGCGCCAACGTGACAAGTGGTGGGTACAGGCCCAGGTGCTCGAACTGGGCCTGAGCGTGCGTAAGGCGGCCCGACACCTGGGCGTGCACCGCACGACGGCCTTTCGCTGGCGCCACCGCTTCCTGGCGCTGCCCCGTGCCCTCAAAGCCCAGGCGCTACAGGGCGTGGCCGAGGCCGACGAGACCTACGAACTGCGCTCCTTCAAAGGACAGCCCCAACGCCTGGGGCAGCAATCACGCGCCGCGCGCAAGCGGGGCGGACATGCCGCCCGCCGCGGCCTGTCGGACGAACACGTTCCTGTGTTGGTGCTGCGAGACCGCAGCGGCGCGACCACCGATTACGTCCTGCCGCATAACAGCAAGGCCGCCGTGGTGCAGGTGCTGCCGCAGGCCTTGGCCTGCGACACGCTGCTCTGCACCGACGGCAGCAGCATGCTGGCCGCAGCCGCGCGCGCACTGAACATCGAGCATCACGCCGTCAACACGCTCAAGGGCGAGCGTCGCCGCGGCGCCTGGCATATCCAGAACGTCAATGCCTACCACTCGCGCTTGAAAACCTGGATGCGCCGTTTCAACGGAGTTGCCACGTCTTACCTGGAGAACTACTTGGGTTGGTTCCGTGCCCTGGACCGCAGCACCCAATCCGGCACTCACCCCACGCCCTTCCTCTGTCTCGCGCTCGGCGTCTGA
- the fbaA gene encoding class II fructose-bisphosphate aldolase, whose protein sequence is MSKIFDFVKPGVVTGDDVQKIFEVAKANNFALPAVNCVGTDSINAVLEAAARVKAPVIVQFSNGGGIFIAGKGLKLEGQQAAILGSISGAKHVHAVAEAYGVPVIVHTDHAAKKLLPWIDGLLDAGEKHFKETGKPLFSSHMLDLSEEPLHENLEICAKYFERMSKMGMTLEIELGVTGGEEDGVDNSNVDHASLYTQPEDVALAYETLNKISPRFTIAASFGNVHGVYKPGNVKLTPKILDNSQKYVSEKYDLPPKSLNFVFHGGSGSTAEEIKESVSYGVVKMNIDTDTQWASWEGVLKYYKDKEGYLQGQLGNPEGEDKPNKKYYDPRVWVRKGQESMIARLEQAFKELNAVNVL, encoded by the coding sequence ATGTCCAAGATTTTCGATTTTGTGAAGCCTGGTGTCGTCACTGGTGACGACGTGCAGAAGATTTTCGAAGTGGCCAAGGCCAACAACTTCGCCCTGCCCGCGGTCAACTGCGTCGGCACCGACTCGATCAACGCTGTGCTCGAAGCCGCCGCGCGGGTCAAGGCACCGGTGATCGTGCAGTTCTCCAATGGCGGCGGCATTTTCATCGCCGGCAAGGGCCTCAAGCTCGAAGGCCAACAGGCGGCAATCCTCGGTTCCATCTCCGGCGCCAAGCATGTCCACGCCGTGGCCGAAGCCTACGGCGTGCCCGTGATCGTGCACACCGACCACGCCGCCAAGAAGCTGCTGCCCTGGATCGACGGTCTGCTCGATGCTGGCGAAAAGCACTTCAAGGAAACCGGCAAGCCGCTGTTCTCCTCGCACATGCTGGACCTCTCCGAAGAGCCGCTGCACGAGAACCTGGAAATCTGCGCCAAGTACTTCGAGCGCATGTCCAAGATGGGCATGACCCTGGAGATCGAACTGGGCGTGACCGGTGGTGAAGAAGACGGCGTCGACAACAGCAATGTCGACCACGCCTCGCTCTACACCCAACCCGAAGACGTGGCCCTGGCCTACGAGACGCTCAACAAGATCAGCCCGCGCTTCACCATCGCGGCTTCGTTTGGCAACGTGCACGGCGTCTACAAGCCGGGCAACGTCAAGCTGACCCCGAAGATCCTCGACAACTCGCAGAAGTACGTTTCCGAGAAGTACGACCTGCCGCCGAAGTCGCTGAACTTCGTGTTCCACGGCGGCTCGGGTTCGACCGCGGAAGAGATCAAGGAATCGGTGAGCTACGGCGTGGTGAAGATGAACATCGACACCGACACGCAGTGGGCCTCCTGGGAAGGCGTCCTCAAGTACTACAAGGACAAGGAAGGCTACCTGCAAGGCCAGCTGGGCAACCCCGAAGGCGAAGACAAGCCCAACAAGAAGTACTACGACCCGCGCGTGTGGGTCCGCAAGGGCCAGGAGTCCATGATTGCCCGCCTTGAGCAGGCCTTCAAGGAACTGAACGCGGTCAACGTGCTGTAA
- the pyk gene encoding pyruvate kinase has product MQRHTKIVATLGPASNDAETLERMIAAGVDVVRMNFSHGKPEDHINRAKLVREAAAKVGRNVGILGDLQGPKIRVGKFENSKIFLEKNAKFVLDSACELGNQERVGLDYKDLPRDVSPGTILLLDDGKITLEVEKVKGTEIHTKVVQGGDLSNNKGINRKGGGLTAPALTAKDMEDIKTAALMGVDFLAVSFPKSAADMYMAKTLLRAAGGHALTIAKIERTEAVETKVLEEILNACDGIMVARGDLAVEVGEAAVPALQKRMIRMARELNKLTITATQMMESMISSPVPTRAEVSDVANAVLDGTDAVMLSAETAAGKFPVETVEVMARVATEAEKFNPVSLDQQFLDRTFSRIDQSIAMAALLTATHMGAKAIAALTQSGSTPLWMSRLNSGVPIYALTPEDVTVRKTALMREVYPVLMPASINSLDRDRLLREAEKTLVKAKVVQAGDIVVFTVGEPIGQSGGTNSLKVVRIGEGN; this is encoded by the coding sequence ATGCAACGCCATACAAAAATCGTCGCCACACTCGGACCGGCCTCCAATGACGCCGAAACGCTGGAGCGCATGATCGCTGCCGGCGTCGATGTGGTGCGCATGAACTTCTCGCACGGCAAGCCCGAAGACCACATCAACCGCGCCAAGCTGGTTCGCGAAGCGGCGGCGAAGGTCGGTCGCAACGTCGGCATTCTGGGTGACCTGCAAGGCCCCAAGATCCGCGTCGGCAAGTTCGAGAACAGCAAGATCTTCCTCGAGAAGAACGCCAAGTTCGTGCTCGACTCCGCCTGTGAGCTGGGCAACCAGGAGCGCGTCGGCCTCGACTACAAGGATCTGCCGCGCGACGTCTCGCCCGGCACCATCCTGCTGCTGGACGACGGCAAGATCACGCTGGAAGTGGAAAAGGTGAAAGGCACCGAGATCCACACCAAGGTGGTCCAGGGCGGCGACCTGTCCAACAACAAGGGCATCAACCGCAAGGGTGGCGGCCTGACCGCGCCGGCGCTGACCGCCAAGGACATGGAAGACATCAAGACCGCAGCCCTGATGGGCGTGGACTTCCTCGCCGTGTCCTTCCCCAAGAGCGCGGCCGACATGTACATGGCCAAGACGCTGCTGCGCGCGGCCGGCGGGCATGCCCTGACCATCGCCAAGATCGAGCGCACCGAAGCGGTCGAGACCAAGGTGCTGGAAGAGATCCTCAACGCCTGTGACGGCATCATGGTCGCCCGTGGCGACCTCGCGGTCGAAGTGGGCGAAGCCGCGGTGCCGGCCCTGCAGAAGCGCATGATCCGCATGGCGCGCGAGCTCAACAAGCTCACGATCACCGCCACGCAGATGATGGAATCGATGATCTCGAGCCCGGTTCCGACCCGCGCCGAAGTGTCCGACGTGGCCAACGCCGTGCTCGACGGCACCGACGCGGTGATGCTCTCCGCCGAAACCGCCGCCGGCAAGTTCCCGGTCGAGACGGTCGAGGTGATGGCGCGCGTTGCGACCGAAGCCGAGAAGTTCAACCCGGTGTCGCTTGACCAGCAGTTCCTCGATCGCACCTTCAGCCGCATCGACCAGTCGATCGCCATGGCAGCGCTGCTGACCGCGACCCACATGGGTGCCAAGGCCATTGCCGCGCTGACGCAATCAGGTTCCACCCCGCTGTGGATGAGCCGCCTGAACTCCGGCGTGCCGATCTACGCGCTGACCCCGGAAGACGTGACCGTGCGCAAGACCGCACTGATGCGCGAGGTCTACCCGGTGCTGATGCCCGCCTCGATCAACAGCCTCGATCGCGACCGCCTGCTGCGTGAAGCCGAGAAGACCCTGGTCAAGGCCAAGGTCGTCCAGGCCGGCGACATCGTGGTGTTCACCGTGGGTGAGCCGATCGGCCAGTCGGGCGGCACCAATAGCCTGAAGGTCGTGCGCATCGGCGAAGGCAACTGA
- a CDS encoding phosphoglycerate kinase → MQFKKLSELDLAGKRVFIRADLNVPLDENGNITDDTRIRASIAGIKLALEKGAGVMVTSHLGRPMEGVFKPEDSLTPCAKRLAELLDQPVRLVQNWVDGGFEVKPGDVVVLENCRVNKGEKKNSEELAGKMAKLCDVFANDAFGTAHRAEATTHALAMAAPVACAGPLMAAELDALGRALGNPARPLVAIVAGSKVSTKLTILDSLADKVDQLIVGGGIANTFMAASGLPVGKSLMEADLLPEARRIIEKMAARGASVPIPQDVVVAKEFSATAEATTKSVQDVAADEMILDIGPTSAAALAEQLAAAGTVVWNGPVGVFEFEAFAGGTRAIAQAIASSKAFTIAGGGDTVAAIGKFGITDKVGYISTGGGAFLEFLEGKTLPAVDALVKRASS, encoded by the coding sequence ATGCAATTCAAGAAACTCTCCGAGCTCGATCTGGCCGGCAAGCGGGTCTTCATCCGCGCTGACCTGAACGTGCCCCTGGACGAGAACGGCAACATCACCGACGACACGCGCATCCGCGCCTCGATCGCCGGCATCAAGCTGGCCCTGGAAAAAGGCGCTGGCGTGATGGTCACCTCCCACCTGGGCCGCCCGATGGAGGGCGTGTTCAAGCCCGAAGACTCCCTCACCCCCTGCGCCAAGCGCCTTGCCGAGCTGCTCGACCAGCCGGTGCGCCTTGTGCAGAACTGGGTCGATGGCGGCTTCGAGGTCAAGCCGGGTGACGTGGTGGTGCTGGAAAATTGCCGCGTCAACAAGGGCGAGAAGAAGAACAGCGAAGAGCTGGCCGGCAAGATGGCCAAGCTCTGCGACGTCTTCGCCAACGATGCTTTCGGTACTGCACACCGTGCCGAAGCCACCACGCATGCGCTGGCAATGGCCGCCCCCGTGGCCTGCGCCGGTCCGCTGATGGCTGCAGAACTGGATGCCCTGGGCCGCGCCCTGGGTAATCCTGCGCGTCCGCTGGTGGCGATCGTCGCCGGCTCCAAGGTTTCCACCAAGCTCACCATCCTCGACAGCCTCGCCGACAAGGTCGACCAGTTGATCGTCGGTGGCGGCATCGCCAACACCTTCATGGCGGCGAGCGGTCTGCCCGTGGGCAAGTCGCTGATGGAAGCCGACCTGCTGCCGGAAGCCCGCCGCATCATCGAGAAGATGGCTGCGCGCGGCGCCAGCGTGCCGATCCCGCAGGACGTGGTGGTGGCCAAGGAGTTTTCCGCGACCGCCGAAGCGACGACCAAGAGCGTGCAGGACGTGGCCGCCGACGAGATGATTCTCGACATCGGCCCTACCAGCGCGGCCGCCCTCGCGGAGCAGCTTGCCGCGGCCGGCACGGTGGTGTGGAACGGCCCGGTCGGCGTGTTCGAGTTCGAAGCCTTTGCGGGCGGCACGCGTGCCATCGCACAGGCCATCGCCAGCTCGAAGGCCTTCACGATCGCCGGTGGCGGCGACACCGTGGCGGCCATCGGCAAGTTCGGCATTACCGACAAGGTGGGCTATATCTCTACTGGTGGCGGCGCCTTCCTGGAGTTCCTGGAAGGCAAGACCCTGCCGGCGGTTGACGCACTCGTGAAGCGCGCCAGCAGCTGA
- the gap gene encoding type I glyceraldehyde-3-phosphate dehydrogenase translates to MTIKVGINGFGRIGRMVFRAAVENFSDIEIVGINDLLEPDYLAYMLKYDSVHGRFNGDVSVDGNTLIVNGKKIRLTAVKDPAELKWNEVGADIVVESTGLFLTKETCEKHIAAGAKKVIQSAPSKDDTPMFVYGVNHTSYAGQTIVSNASCTTNCLAPVAKVLNDTFGIKRGLMTTVHAATATQKTVDGPSNKDWRGGRGILENIIPSSTGAAKAVGVVIPELNKKLTGMAFRVPTSDVSVVDLTVELNKEASYEEICQAMKAASEGAMKGVLGYTADKVVATDFRGESCTSVFDAEAGLALDKTFVKVVAWYDNEWGYSNKVLEMVRVIAK, encoded by the coding sequence ATGACTATCAAGGTTGGCATCAACGGATTCGGCCGCATCGGCCGCATGGTCTTCCGCGCCGCCGTGGAGAACTTCTCTGACATCGAAATCGTCGGCATCAACGACCTGCTGGAGCCGGACTACCTGGCTTACATGCTCAAGTACGACTCGGTGCACGGCCGCTTCAACGGTGACGTTTCCGTCGACGGCAACACCCTGATCGTCAATGGCAAGAAGATCCGCCTGACCGCCGTCAAGGATCCGGCCGAGCTGAAGTGGAATGAAGTCGGCGCCGACATCGTCGTCGAATCCACCGGCCTCTTCCTGACCAAGGAAACCTGCGAGAAGCACATCGCCGCGGGCGCCAAGAAGGTCATCCAGTCGGCCCCGTCCAAGGACGACACCCCGATGTTCGTGTACGGCGTGAACCACACGAGCTACGCCGGCCAGACCATCGTCTCGAACGCGTCCTGCACGACCAACTGTCTGGCCCCGGTGGCCAAGGTCCTGAACGACACCTTCGGCATCAAGCGCGGCCTGATGACCACGGTGCACGCTGCCACCGCCACCCAGAAGACCGTTGACGGCCCGTCCAACAAGGATTGGCGCGGCGGCAGGGGCATCCTGGAAAACATCATCCCCTCCTCTACCGGTGCCGCCAAGGCCGTGGGCGTGGTGATCCCCGAGCTGAACAAGAAGCTGACCGGCATGGCCTTCCGCGTGCCCACCTCCGACGTGTCCGTGGTTGACCTGACCGTCGAGCTGAACAAGGAAGCTTCGTACGAAGAGATCTGCCAGGCCATGAAGGCCGCGTCCGAAGGCGCCATGAAGGGCGTGCTCGGCTACACCGCCGACAAGGTCGTCGCCACCGATTTCCGCGGCGAGTCCTGCACCTCCGTGTTCGACGCCGAAGCCGGCCTCGCACTGGACAAGACCTTCGTCAAGGTCGTGGCCTGGTACGACAACGAGTGGGGCTACTCCAACAAGGTTCTGGAAATGGTCCGCGTCATCGCCAAGTAA
- a CDS encoding phosphoribulokinase translates to MSVKHPIIAVTGSSGAGTTTVQKSFEWIFRREQIAAAFVAGDAFHRYDRDEMRHAVLAAERGERPPISHFGPDGNLFQALEQCFATYGDTGSGQRRHYLHDEDEAAAWGLPVGSFTPWEDLPEGTDCLFYEGLHGGVVTDEVDAASLVDLLIGVVPIINLEWIQKLLRDTRLRGYSKEAVQDTILRRMPDYVHYIVPQFSRTHVNFQRVPVVDTSNPFIARDVPTADESMIVIRFRDPRAVDFPYLLSMIDGSWMSRTNTLVAPGGKMDLAIQLILTPLILRLMERRTSSA, encoded by the coding sequence ATGTCGGTGAAGCATCCCATCATCGCGGTGACAGGCTCCTCGGGTGCGGGCACCACCACGGTCCAGAAGAGCTTTGAATGGATCTTCCGCCGCGAACAGATCGCGGCCGCCTTTGTCGCGGGCGACGCCTTCCACCGCTACGACCGCGACGAAATGCGCCACGCCGTGCTTGCCGCCGAACGCGGCGAGCGCCCGCCAATCTCCCACTTCGGCCCGGACGGAAATCTCTTCCAGGCGCTGGAGCAGTGCTTCGCTACCTACGGCGACACAGGCAGCGGGCAGCGCCGCCACTACCTGCACGACGAGGATGAAGCCGCCGCCTGGGGTCTGCCCGTCGGCAGCTTCACTCCCTGGGAAGACCTGCCCGAGGGCACCGACTGCCTCTTCTATGAAGGTCTGCATGGCGGCGTCGTGACCGACGAGGTCGATGCCGCCAGCCTTGTGGACCTGCTGATCGGCGTGGTACCGATCATCAACCTCGAATGGATCCAGAAGCTGCTGCGCGACACGCGCCTGCGTGGCTACTCGAAGGAGGCCGTGCAGGACACGATCCTGCGACGCATGCCGGACTATGTGCACTACATCGTTCCGCAGTTCTCCCGCACGCATGTCAATTTCCAGCGGGTCCCGGTCGTGGACACCTCGAACCCCTTCATCGCCCGCGACGTGCCCACGGCCGACGAATCGATGATCGTGATCCGCTTCCGCGATCCGCGTGCAGTCGACTTCCCCTACTTGCTCTCCATGATCGACGGATCCTGGATGAGTCGCACCAATACGCTGGTGGCTCCGGGAGGAAAAATGGACCTCGCGATCCAGCTCATTCTTACGCCGCTCATCCTGCGTCTGATGGAACGGCGCACATCTTCTGCCTAG